A single region of the Pelobates fuscus isolate aPelFus1 chromosome 4, aPelFus1.pri, whole genome shotgun sequence genome encodes:
- the CCNE2 gene encoding G1/S-specific cyclin-E2: MYNSRGVKISSRLRMSRRSGRLQAKNVKCESENDSPAALAPRKRKYEEIEPTDEYQQDTLKHKYEIQGCWSQITTGTVTPCILIETPQKETEISPDMSKFTRYRFKNLFISPCPLPELSWATSNDVWVKMLDKEIRYLHSSRVLQNHHLLNRDMRSILMDWLIEVSEVYSLHRDTFYLAQDFFDRFMLTQNSLSKSMLQLIGVTCLFIAAKLEEIYPPKINEFAYVTDGACCEDDIIQMELIILKALKWELCPVTAIAWLNLYLQVSSLKEMPKLLLPQYSQEQFIQIAQLLDLCILDLSSLDYKYRILAAAALYHYSSMEVVAKATGLEWDGISECVQWMTPFARAARRNPPAELQMIKKVLPDDLHNIQTHTNYLEMLDEVGAHRVTVLHDGQSPLLVGGILTPPKSTEKNTL; this comes from the exons GTAAAGATTTCCTCACGTTTAAGAATGTCAAGAAGAAG TGGGCGCCTACAAGCAAAGAATGTCAAATGTGAGTCTGAAAATGATAGCCCAGCTGCACTTGCACCACGAAAAAGGAAATATGAG gaaaTAGAACCAACAGATGAATATCAACAGgacacactcaaacacaaatatgaaatacag GGCTGCTGGTCTCAAATAACGACAGGAACTGTAACTCCGTGCATTCTCATTGAAACCCCACAAAAAGAAACGGAAATCTCTCCAGACATGTCAAAGTTTACCCGATACAGGTTTAAGAATCTCTTCATCAGCCCATGTCCTCTGCCAGAGCTGAG CTGGGCAACTTCAAATGATGTGTGGGTGAAAATGTTGGACAAAGAAATCAGATACCTACACTCAAGTCGTGTACTTCAGAACCATCACTTGCTGAACAGAGACATGCGGTCAATTTTAATGGACTGGCTCATAGAG GTATCTGAAGTCTACTCCCTACACAGGGATACTTTCTACCTTGCTCAAGACTTCTTTGACAGGTTCATGTTGACACAAAACAGTTTAAGCAAATCCATGCTTCAGCTCATAGGAGTCACATGTCTGTTCATTGCTGCTAAACTAGAG GAAATCTATCCACCTAAAATCAATGAGTTTGCCTATGTCACAGATGGTGCCTGCTGTGAGGATGATATTATTCAGATGGAGCTCATCATACTGAAG GCATTAAAGTGGGAGCTATGTCCAGTTACTGCAATCGCCTGGCTCAATCTCTATCTTCAAGTATCTTCTCTTAAGGAAATGCCAAAACTTCTGCTACCTCAGTACTCACAGGAACAGTTTATCCAGATAGCACAG CTTCTGGATCTCTGTATTTTAGATCTTTCCTCACTGGACTATAAGTATCGAATTCTGGCAGCCGCTGCATTATACCACTATTCTTCAATGGAAGTAGTTGCTAAAGCTACAG GTCTAGAATGGGATGGCATATCTGAATGTGTACAGTGGATGACCCCTTTTGCAAGAGCTGCAAGAAGAAACCCACCTGCAGAGCTACAAATGATTAAAAAGGTGCTACCAGACGATCTTCACAATATCCAGACTCATACAAACTACCTTGAGATGCTG GATGAAGTAGGAGCACACAGAGTTACTGTTCTGCATGATGGACAATCTCCACTCTTAGTTGGAGGTATCTTGACACCACCCAAAAGTACAGAGAAAAATACTCTATAA